The genomic region CTTCACCAATATCTACGGCTTCAAGGATCGCTCCCTGAAGGGTGCAATGGCGCGCGGCCATTGGGACAACACCAGCGGGCTGATCGAAAAGGGCCGTGACTGGATCATCGAGGAGATGAAGGCGTCGGGCCTGCGCGGCCGCGGCGGCGCTGGCTTCCCGACGGGTCTCAAGTGGTCGTTCATGCCCAAGCAGAGCGACGGTCGCCCGCATTATCTGGTCGTCAACGCCGACGAATCCGAGCCCGGCACCTGCAAGGACCGCGAAATCCTGCGCCACGATCCGCATACGCTGATCGAAGGCTGCGTGATCGCCGGTTGCGCCATGGGCGCCCACACGGCCTATATCTATATCCGTGGCGAATTCATGCGCGAGCGTGAAGCCCTCCAGGCGGCAATTGACGAATGTTACGAAGCCGGTCTGCTGGGCAAGGGCAACAAGTGCGGCTGGGACATGGACATTTTCGTCACCCACGGCGCTGGCGCTTATATCTGCGGTGAAGAAACGGCTCTGCTCGAAAGCCTCGAAGGCAAGAAGGGCCAGCCGCGCCTCAAGCCGCCGTTTCCCGCGAATATGGGCCTCTATGGCTGCCCGACGACCGTGAACAACGTGGAATCGATCGCCGTTGCGCCGACGATCCTGCGTCGTGGCGCGGCATGGTTCTCGTCCATCGGACGCCCGAACAATGTCGGCACCAAGCTGTTCCAGATTTCCGGTCACGTGAACACGCCTTGCGTCGTGGAAGAAGGCCTCGGCATTCCGTTCCGCGAACTGATCGAAAAGCATGGCGGCGGCATTCGCGGCGGCTGGGACAATCTGCTGGCGGTCATTCCCGGCGGCGCGTCGTGCCCGGTCATCAAGGGCGAGGACATGATGGACGCCATCATGGATTTCGACGGCATGCGTGACAAGAAATCGTCGTTCGGCACCGGCGGCCTCATCGTCATGGACAAGTCCACCGACATCATCAAGGCGATTGCCCGTCTGGCGGCGTTCTTCAAGCATGAAAGCTGCGGCCAGTGCACGCCGTGCCGCGAAGGCACCGGCTGGATGTGGCGCGTGATGGAGCGCATGGTCAAGGGTAACGCGCAGAAGCGCGAGATCGACATGCTGTTCGACGTGACCAAGCAGATTGAAGGTCACACGATCTGCGCACTGGGTGATGCCGCTGCATGGCCTATTCAGGGCCTGATCCGCAATTTCCGTCCGGAAATTGAAAAGCGCATTGACGATTATACGCGCAACGCCGTTCAGAGCCGCAATATCCGTCTGGAAGCGGCTGAATAAGTTGTGTGAGCCTGCCCGGCAGGGCATGGCCCCGAAAAGTGCCTGGCGGTTTTCGGTAAAGGCCATGCCAAAAGTAAGGGCAGGGCAAGAGTTTGAGATCTGGAAGATGCGGCACAAGCCGCAGGTTTGGATAAGCGATGGCAAAGATCAAGGTTGACGGCACAGAGATCGAAGTACCCGATCACTATACGCTCCTTCAGGCTGCCGAAGCCGCGGGCGCGGAAGTCCCGCGTTTCTGTTTCCACGAACGGCTTTCCATCGCCGGAAACTGCCGTATGTGCCTGGTTGAAGTGAAGGGCGGACCGCCGAAGCCGGCGGCATCCTGCGCCATGGGCGTGCGCGATCTGCGTCCCGGCCCGAATGGCGAAGCGCCTGAAATCTTCACCAACACGCCGATGGTCAAGAAGGCCCGCGAAGGCGTGATGGAATTCCTGCTCATCAACCACCCGCTGGATTGCCCGATCTGCGATCAGGGCGGCGAGTGCGACCTGCAGGATCAGGCAATGGCCTTCGGCACCGACGGTTCCCGCTATCGCGAGAACAAGCGCGCCGTTGAAAACAAGTATATCGGTCCGCTCGTCAAGACGGTGATGACGCGCTGCATTCACTGCACGCGCTGCGTCCGCTTCACGACGGAAGTGGCAGGCATTTCGGAACTGGGCCTCATCGGCCGCGGTGAAGACGCCGAGATCACCACCTATCTCGAACGCGCCATGACGTCTGAATTGCAGGGCAACGTCATCGATCTTTGCCCGGTCGGCGCTCTGACCTCGCGTCCTTATGCATTCCAGGCCCGTCCGTGGGAACTGAGCAAGACCGAAACCATCGACGTGATGGATGCCGTCGGCTCGAACATCCGCGTCGATACCCGTGGTCGCGAAGTGATGCGCGTCATGCCGCGCGTCAATGAAGCGGTGAACGAGGAATGGATTTCCGACAAGACCCGCTTCATCTGGGATGGCCTGCGCACCCAGCGCCTCGACCGCCCATATGTTCGCAAGGATGGCCGTCTGGTTGCAGCATCGTGGCCGGAAGCATTCGCTGCCATCGCCGCCAAGGTCTCCGCAACGTCGGCTGAAAAGATCGGCGCGGTCGC from Brucella intermedia LMG 3301 harbors:
- the nuoF gene encoding NADH-quinone oxidoreductase subunit NuoF, producing the protein MLADKDRIFTNIYGFKDRSLKGAMARGHWDNTSGLIEKGRDWIIEEMKASGLRGRGGAGFPTGLKWSFMPKQSDGRPHYLVVNADESEPGTCKDREILRHDPHTLIEGCVIAGCAMGAHTAYIYIRGEFMREREALQAAIDECYEAGLLGKGNKCGWDMDIFVTHGAGAYICGEETALLESLEGKKGQPRLKPPFPANMGLYGCPTTVNNVESIAVAPTILRRGAAWFSSIGRPNNVGTKLFQISGHVNTPCVVEEGLGIPFRELIEKHGGGIRGGWDNLLAVIPGGASCPVIKGEDMMDAIMDFDGMRDKKSSFGTGGLIVMDKSTDIIKAIARLAAFFKHESCGQCTPCREGTGWMWRVMERMVKGNAQKREIDMLFDVTKQIEGHTICALGDAAAWPIQGLIRNFRPEIEKRIDDYTRNAVQSRNIRLEAAE